One region of Bacteroidales bacterium genomic DNA includes:
- a CDS encoding T9SS type A sorting domain-containing protein encodes MRNIGIILLLLFTCNIQTKAQKYEEPQWKIPLYFEDATGAKDTIWIGYDPDATSGIDPQFDEGWMWIDTTEFNLYQWAYPNTLPLYGPIDTDSVRKTDISEDIANGGGRGGFVKGVLPVTLTWDEEKLNSPDLPEEWFPDISPRPRARIELWFDPLPGHTDPDCVVISDKPTLVLSSYPEGLEMYPCVKSNQAVFDNSNTNIPNMAFMIAQIVIKPHDYSYVSVNTIGNNMIDVFPNIFSNIFFITNKSNELLNFEIFTVSGKKILKGKIKAGQVKQNINMALYPQGIYFIKFSNNTNNFTSKLLKTQ; translated from the coding sequence ATGAGAAATATTGGAATTATTTTATTACTGCTTTTTACCTGCAACATACAAACAAAAGCACAGAAATACGAAGAACCGCAATGGAAAATACCCCTATACTTTGAAGATGCAACAGGTGCAAAAGATACTATTTGGATAGGGTACGACCCGGATGCAACAAGCGGAATTGACCCGCAATTTGATGAAGGATGGATGTGGATTGATACTACTGAATTTAATTTATATCAGTGGGCATACCCAAATACTTTACCGTTGTACGGTCCTATTGATACCGATTCAGTAAGAAAAACAGATATAAGCGAAGATATTGCAAACGGAGGCGGACGGGGAGGTTTTGTAAAAGGTGTTTTGCCTGTAACACTCACTTGGGATGAGGAAAAATTAAACAGTCCTGATTTACCCGAAGAATGGTTTCCTGATATATCACCAAGGCCGAGAGCAAGGATTGAACTATGGTTTGACCCTTTACCCGGACATACAGACCCTGATTGCGTTGTAATAAGTGATAAGCCTACGCTTGTTTTATCATCATATCCGGAAGGTTTGGAAATGTATCCTTGTGTTAAATCTAATCAAGCTGTTTTTGATAACTCAAATACAAATATACCTAATATGGCTTTTATGATTGCTCAAATTGTAATAAAACCTCACGATTATTCTTATGTTTCGGTTAATACAATAGGAAATAATATGATAGACGTATTTCCTAATATTTTCAGCAATATATTCTTTATTACAAATAAATCAAATGAATTATTAAATTTTGAAATATTTACTGTAAGCGGAAAGAAAATATTAAAGGGAAAAATAAAAGCCGGACAAGTAAAACAAAACATAAATATGGCTTTATACCCGCAAGGTATATATTTTATTAAATTTTCAAACAATACAAATAATTTTACTTCCAAACTTTTAAAAACTCAATAA
- a CDS encoding four helix bundle protein has protein sequence MNKFDLEDRLIDFAVLIIEITNELSNSKAGNHMQGQLVRSGTSPALNYGEAQSGESRKDFIHKIKIVLKELRETHVGLKIIYRAKLYKVESKINYAIKESNELISIFVKSVETAQKNMKLNKSKIKNR, from the coding sequence ATGAATAAATTTGATTTAGAAGACAGGTTAATAGATTTTGCTGTTTTAATTATTGAAATTACTAATGAGTTGTCAAATTCGAAAGCAGGGAATCACATGCAAGGTCAATTGGTTCGTTCCGGTACGTCACCTGCATTAAATTATGGTGAAGCACAAAGTGGCGAATCAAGAAAAGATTTTATTCATAAAATTAAAATTGTTTTAAAAGAATTAAGAGAGACACATGTAGGATTGAAGATTATTTACAGAGCTAAATTGTATAAAGTAGAATCAAAAATAAATTATGCGATAAAAGAAAGTAATGAATTAATTTCAATCTTTGTAAAAAGTGTAGAGACAGCTCAAAAAAACATGAAATTAAATAAATCTAAAATCAAAAATCGTTAA
- the atpG gene encoding ATP synthase F1 subunit gamma has protein sequence MANLKEIRTRIKSVKSTKQITNAMKMVAASNLRKAQNAIIQLRPYANKLNEILSRLSEVKGAGSDNIYTEKRKEENVLLIAVSSNRGLCGPFNSNVAKKVMELSEGQYSEQYNKGKLTIYTMGAKSGQILNSKGYWIAKNFDKVYDNLTYENISGITAGLMSEFANKNFDKIEIIYNRFKNAVVQILTQEQFLPVKHNDNTHDNNDYIFEPTQQYIFETLIPDSLKTQLFTALTDSYAAEQGARMTAMHQATDNATEMIRSLTITYNKARQAEITKEINEITGGAEALKG, from the coding sequence ATGGCAAATTTAAAAGAAATAAGAACGAGAATAAAATCTGTTAAATCAACAAAACAGATAACTAATGCTATGAAAATGGTGGCTGCATCAAATTTGAGAAAAGCTCAAAATGCAATTATTCAATTAAGGCCGTATGCAAATAAATTAAATGAGATATTAAGTAGGTTAAGTGAGGTTAAAGGTGCCGGTTCAGATAATATATATACAGAAAAAAGAAAAGAAGAAAATGTTTTGCTGATCGCTGTCAGTTCAAACAGAGGACTATGCGGACCGTTCAATTCAAATGTTGCTAAAAAAGTTATGGAATTGTCTGAAGGACAGTATTCAGAACAATATAATAAAGGAAAATTGACCATTTATACAATGGGTGCGAAAAGCGGTCAAATTCTTAATTCTAAAGGATATTGGATTGCAAAGAATTTCGATAAGGTATATGATAATCTTACATATGAAAATATATCAGGCATTACTGCCGGCTTAATGTCAGAATTCGCAAATAAAAATTTCGACAAAATTGAAATTATTTATAATCGATTTAAAAATGCTGTCGTTCAAATATTAACCCAAGAGCAATTTTTGCCTGTTAAGCATAATGATAATACTCATGATAATAATGATTATATCTTTGAACCTACTCAACAATACATATTTGAAACCTTAATTCCGGATTCTTTAAAAACACAACTTTTTACTGCACTCACTGATTCTTATGCTGCTGAACAAGGAGCCAGAATGACAGCTATGCACCAAGCAACTGATAATGCTACAGAAATGATACGCTCATTAACTATAACATATAATAAAGCAAGACAAGCAGAAATTACTAAAGAGATTAATGAGATTACCGGAGGTGCGGAAGCTTTGAAGGGTTAA
- a CDS encoding T9SS type A sorting domain-containing protein, with protein MKKFCLFIIAFIFIFSLNVKAQSNSSDTYHMPDYDTLRVFLVFAELTGDPQYDDYHNNWLPGQLPYNPNDYFDTEFNGAENINSYNTKYYYQASFGDFVVLGDYYPELVQIDISQGYGKRLNEVIDYLHNLPGSDIITAHGKSVNSNYFDEWETPTGRGTPEVGITNERIDVLMILWRVNSNVNTTTGGSIFTGPYTRQLKNKIGFDEVIVFRNKYSSINKGFQHEYAHSLLGNNLFHTAGNVMGNWHFITGMGGYSSLCYSASIDKCYSAYERRRLDWIPDGATNIIRAVNPQNGNEVNADLIYGDALPVTNGEFLIRDFVSTGDAIRIKLPYLQTENPDALDQWLWIENRQKKEENIDVNGVSPKGIYAYIQVGKETLTGSSSDVYYSNGKANYAYFLHPYGNYDFHISNLKSPKNGADSMALFGQDIEAFINNSKSGTISFNTADDINPFTGYNFYEEGAFNLVDPNGSDYDEIYRNEILLPNEVIVNGSPLPPEDLDYQGYTVFGTAYDAFTIDGNKKISIGSNPASNPVMTYQTGYGHTTPPYDNPQTHDNRKIYLNGLSVELLEQYGNGDIKVKIKYNDFDVANDTRWCSDIVLNEKVNLLSDNTILIDQGLMATRPVNPIVFSGEKIFASPTVFTCNDGSEFIQNENSTVIVDNGSTLHLKGGSKYIIKEGAELIIKPGEHLKIDACAEIVIEGTGKLITQEGVKLEIEDGAILAFENALQNIQIHASVNIPAGYIDPRVILPPAYIISSSNEQWNNKNYKIYSNIVIENGADLDIINSSISVHHEKDIIINTGGKLIIDNSTVTALTDCGCTDLWKGITVLGNSELPQWSESNQGVLEIMNNAVIEHAEYAVTVGSLFFNPNNGINGGIVKLSNVTFKDNERAVYFYEYQNYAFNNPELEQPNASYISNCTFETTDYLANIGKYPKSFVTLYGVDGVTTYQSSFTNSNPEAYSDNEKGKGVKLISANSSVIQSNFQNLRYGIFTQGTSDYYVLNIKENSFTDNITGIYAEAAGNYTVYDNDFEIPGTYASTGIEAYYNTETFTIEENRFTSYYGGNETGIYAAENSANLNLYKNTFSGIKGGIVLYNNPNLQVECNEFTDCYYGVYFNEEGGYWAQGTIRYPAGNKFSNNFNYHLYAWEDAYSYFHDSDLSNPLHATLTNDYVTLIEVHPDYYGINECLSHFGGGGGGGISIEMLAGIDEEINENEIILASITDGGDTEGTVEDVENAEPDEALKLRNKLLEKSPNLSDTVMINATTTEDVLPSIMLTQVLSENPQAAKSGDIKDALDNRANQLPYYMRDAIDMGRFSTSLKEDIESEIAILKTERARIYSALLAKYSSDTTQTSQDSLLLLMQNETDLRDQYRLMSYYMSKKDRVNAQNVFNSIPDNFELSAKEENEYNAMTELNNVLFNLIDEEKSLFGADSSQVQIFRTLSEDTITYAGAYARGIMTLIDTVDHISVFPMPEEGGDKGGNPDPIFYPETFAVYPNPANDYFIIEYALSEKESVKDISIALFDNAGTELMNFDVKTQANQFLAECEHLKEGIYWCRKFNKGKVIEEEKVIIGRGGTASVSNRYSGSDNTTGYELVNNNNNFKIYPNPAKDYFFITYNLNEIQTEEIIIQITDSKGVVIKEIRLDKSSNKQTISSSDWVKGVYNISLRIDDDIVETNKLIIK; from the coding sequence ATGAAGAAATTTTGTTTATTTATTATTGCTTTTATATTCATTTTTTCATTGAATGTTAAAGCACAAAGTAACAGTTCAGATACATACCACATGCCCGACTATGATACTTTAAGAGTATTTCTTGTTTTTGCAGAATTAACCGGAGACCCGCAATATGATGATTATCACAATAATTGGTTACCGGGGCAATTACCATATAACCCGAATGATTATTTTGATACTGAATTTAACGGTGCCGAAAACATTAATTCATATAATACAAAGTATTACTATCAAGCATCTTTCGGTGATTTTGTTGTTCTTGGTGATTATTATCCCGAATTGGTTCAAATAGATATTTCACAAGGATACGGAAAAAGGTTAAATGAAGTTATTGATTATTTACATAATCTTCCCGGGAGTGATATTATTACTGCGCACGGAAAATCTGTTAATTCAAATTATTTTGATGAGTGGGAAACGCCGACAGGCAGAGGTACACCTGAAGTTGGTATCACAAATGAAAGAATTGATGTTTTAATGATATTATGGAGGGTAAATTCAAATGTTAATACCACTACAGGCGGATCTATATTTACAGGACCCTATACAAGACAATTAAAAAATAAAATCGGTTTTGATGAGGTAATAGTTTTTAGAAATAAATATTCAAGCATTAATAAAGGATTCCAACATGAATATGCGCACAGTCTTTTAGGCAATAATTTATTTCATACTGCCGGAAATGTAATGGGGAATTGGCATTTCATTACCGGTATGGGCGGTTACAGTTCATTATGTTATTCCGCCAGTATTGATAAATGTTATTCTGCTTATGAAAGAAGAAGATTAGACTGGATACCCGACGGTGCAACTAACATAATAAGAGCTGTAAATCCGCAAAACGGAAATGAAGTTAATGCCGATTTAATATACGGAGATGCTTTACCGGTTACAAACGGTGAATTTTTAATAAGAGATTTTGTAAGTACCGGAGATGCAATACGAATAAAACTTCCCTATCTGCAAACAGAAAATCCGGATGCACTTGACCAATGGCTTTGGATTGAGAACAGACAAAAGAAAGAAGAAAATATTGATGTTAACGGGGTAAGCCCGAAAGGAATATACGCATACATTCAAGTAGGAAAAGAAACCTTGACAGGGAGTTCATCTGATGTATATTACAGCAACGGAAAAGCAAATTATGCCTATTTTTTACATCCGTACGGGAATTACGATTTTCATATCAGTAATTTAAAATCGCCTAAAAACGGAGCAGATTCTATGGCATTATTTGGGCAAGATATTGAAGCATTTATAAATAACAGCAAATCCGGTACAATCTCTTTTAATACAGCAGATGATATAAATCCTTTTACAGGCTATAACTTTTATGAAGAAGGTGCTTTTAATCTTGTTGACCCAAATGGTAGTGATTATGATGAAATATACAGAAATGAAATTTTGTTGCCGAATGAGGTTATTGTAAACGGCTCGCCCCTACCTCCTGAAGATTTGGATTATCAAGGCTATACAGTATTCGGTACTGCATATGATGCATTTACAATTGACGGAAACAAAAAAATAAGCATAGGCAGTAATCCGGCTTCAAATCCGGTAATGACATATCAAACTGGTTATGGTCATACAACCCCGCCTTATGATAATCCACAAACTCATGACAACCGCAAAATATATTTAAACGGTTTATCTGTAGAATTGCTTGAACAATACGGCAACGGAGATATAAAAGTAAAAATAAAATATAATGATTTTGATGTAGCAAATGATACACGTTGGTGTTCTGATATTGTATTAAACGAAAAAGTAAATTTATTATCGGATAACACAATTTTAATAGACCAAGGCTTAATGGCTACACGCCCCGTTAATCCCATAGTTTTTAGCGGCGAAAAAATATTTGCTTCACCTACAGTGTTTACCTGTAATGACGGTTCTGAATTTATTCAAAATGAAAATTCAACTGTCATTGTTGATAACGGCAGTACATTGCACTTAAAAGGAGGGAGTAAATACATTATTAAAGAAGGAGCTGAATTGATTATAAAACCGGGAGAACATCTAAAAATTGATGCATGCGCGGAAATAGTCATTGAAGGAACAGGGAAGCTTATTACTCAAGAAGGCGTTAAACTCGAAATTGAAGACGGTGCAATACTGGCATTTGAAAATGCTCTGCAGAACATACAAATACATGCATCGGTAAATATTCCTGCAGGATACATTGATCCGAGAGTTATTTTACCGCCCGCTTATATCATAAGCTCTTCTAATGAACAATGGAATAATAAAAACTATAAAATATACAGCAATATAGTTATTGAGAACGGAGCTGATTTGGATATAATCAACTCCTCCATATCTGTTCATCATGAAAAAGATATAATTATCAATACCGGCGGTAAATTAATAATAGACAATAGTACTGTAACTGCGTTAACAGACTGCGGGTGTACAGACCTATGGAAAGGGATCACCGTTCTCGGCAACTCCGAACTACCACAATGGAGCGAAAGCAACCAAGGAGTTCTTGAAATAATGAATAATGCAGTAATAGAACATGCCGAATATGCTGTTACAGTAGGAAGCCTTTTTTTCAATCCTAACAACGGTATAAACGGCGGAATTGTAAAACTTAGCAATGTAACTTTCAAAGATAATGAAAGGGCTGTTTATTTCTACGAATACCAAAACTATGCATTTAATAATCCTGAATTGGAACAACCAAACGCAAGTTATATTAGCAACTGCACTTTTGAAACAACAGATTATCTTGCAAATATCGGCAAATATCCAAAAAGTTTTGTAACATTATACGGAGTTGACGGTGTAACAACTTATCAGTCTTCATTTACTAATTCAAATCCTGAAGCCTATTCCGACAATGAAAAAGGGAAAGGAGTTAAATTAATTTCTGCAAATTCATCTGTTATACAAAGTAATTTTCAAAATTTAAGATACGGAATATTTACACAAGGTACAAGCGATTATTATGTATTAAACATTAAAGAAAACAGCTTTACCGACAATATTACCGGAATTTATGCCGAAGCTGCAGGGAATTATACTGTTTATGATAACGATTTTGAAATACCGGGAACATATGCATCAACCGGTATTGAAGCCTATTATAATACTGAAACATTTACTATTGAAGAAAACAGATTTACGAGTTATTACGGCGGAAATGAAACAGGTATTTATGCTGCAGAAAACAGTGCAAATCTGAATTTATATAAAAATACATTCTCCGGTATAAAGGGTGGTATTGTTTTATACAACAACCCTAATCTGCAAGTTGAATGTAATGAATTTACTGATTGCTATTACGGTGTTTATTTTAATGAAGAAGGAGGATATTGGGCACAAGGGACAATCAGATACCCTGCCGGAAATAAATTTTCAAATAATTTCAACTATCATTTATATGCTTGGGAAGATGCTTATTCATATTTTCATGATAGTGATTTGTCAAATCCTTTACATGCAACACTTACAAACGATTATGTAACTCTAATTGAAGTACATCCGGATTATTACGGCATTAATGAATGTCTTTCGCACTTCGGTGGTGGCGGTGGTGGTGGCATCAGTATTGAAATGCTTGCCGGAATAGATGAAGAAATAAATGAAAATGAAATAATACTTGCTTCAATTACCGATGGTGGTGATACCGAAGGAACAGTTGAAGATGTTGAAAATGCCGAACCGGATGAAGCTCTTAAATTAAGAAACAAATTACTGGAGAAATCACCGAATTTATCAGATACTGTAATGATTAACGCAACAACAACAGAAGATGTTTTACCGAGTATTATGCTTACACAAGTTTTATCGGAAAATCCGCAAGCAGCAAAATCCGGAGATATAAAAGATGCTCTTGACAACAGAGCAAACCAATTGCCTTATTATATGCGTGATGCAATTGATATGGGAAGATTTTCAACTTCACTGAAAGAAGATATCGAAAGTGAAATAGCAATATTAAAAACCGAAAGAGCAAGAATATATTCTGCTTTACTTGCAAAATATTCAAGTGATACAACGCAAACTTCACAAGACAGCTTGTTATTGTTAATGCAAAATGAAACTGACTTGAGAGATCAATACAGGCTTATGTCATACTATATGTCAAAGAAAGACAGGGTAAATGCACAAAATGTTTTTAATTCAATACCCGATAATTTTGAATTATCAGCAAAAGAAGAAAATGAATATAATGCTATGACTGAATTGAATAATGTGCTGTTTAATTTAATTGATGAAGAAAAAAGCCTGTTCGGAGCAGACAGCTCACAAGTACAAATTTTCAGAACACTTTCAGAAGATACAATTACTTATGCAGGAGCTTATGCCAGAGGGATAATGACCTTAATTGATACAGTTGATCATATATCAGTATTTCCAATGCCGGAAGAAGGCGGAGACAAAGGAGGAAATCCTGATCCGATTTTTTATCCTGAAACTTTTGCTGTTTACCCGAACCCGGCAAACGATTATTTCATAATTGAATATGCTTTGTCTGAAAAGGAAAGTGTTAAAGACATAAGCATAGCACTTTTTGATAATGCAGGAACAGAACTTATGAATTTTGATGTCAAAACACAGGCAAATCAATTTTTGGCAGAATGTGAACATCTGAAAGAAGGTATATATTGGTGCAGGAAATTCAATAAAGGAAAAGTTATTGAAGAAGAAAAGGTGATAATTGGCAGAGGAGGAACCGCTTCAGTTTCCAACAGATATTCCGGTTCAGATAATACAACCGGCTATGAACTTGTTAATAATAACAACAATTTCAAAATTTATCCTAACCCTGCAAAAGATTATTTCTTTATAACATACAATTTAAATGAAATACAAACAGAAGAAATAATTATTCAAATAACTGACAGCAAGGGTGTTGTAATCAAAGAAATCAGACTTGATAAAAGTTCAAATAAACAAACTATTTCAAGTTCCGATTGGGTTAAAGGTGTTTATAACATAAGTTTAAGGATTGATGATGATATTGTTGAAACGAATAAGTTAATAATAAAATAG
- a CDS encoding T9SS type A sorting domain-containing protein: MKNRLIILLLLFTCNIQTKAQKYQEPQWKIPLYFEDATGAKDTIWIGYDPSATSSIDPQFDESWMWIDTTEFNVYQMWYPQNAPIYGPIDTDSVRKTNIRNCCSFVGGMGFVKGVLPVTLTWDEEKLNSPDLPEEWFPDISPRPRARIEMWFDPVPGHTDPDCVIISDKPTLVLSSYTEGLEMYPCVKSHNAVFDNSNTNEPNMAFIAEIVIMPHNYSYVSVNTIKGGTIEVFPNIFNNEFFISNKSNEVLHYQIYSISGKKVFCGNINTEQAKQQINMSHFTSGIYFIKFFNNTNNFTYKLFKTH, from the coding sequence ATGAAAAACAGACTAATTATTTTATTACTGCTCTTTACCTGCAACATACAAACAAAAGCACAAAAATACCAAGAACCGCAATGGAAAATACCCCTGTACTTTGAGGATGCAACAGGTGCAAAAGACACAATATGGATAGGGTATGACCCAAGTGCCACAAGTTCAATTGACCCGCAATTTGATGAAAGTTGGATGTGGATTGATACAACTGAATTTAATGTTTATCAAATGTGGTATCCGCAGAATGCACCTATATACGGCCCGATTGACACAGATTCTGTCAGAAAAACAAATATAAGAAATTGTTGTTCGTTTGTAGGTGGTATGGGCTTTGTAAAAGGTGTTTTACCGGTAACACTTACTTGGGATGAGGAAAAATTAAACAGTCCTGATTTACCCGAAGAATGGTTTCCGGATATATCACCAAGGCCGAGAGCAAGAATTGAAATGTGGTTTGATCCTGTTCCCGGCCATACAGACCCTGATTGCGTAATTATTAGTGACAAGCCTACACTTGTTTTATCATCATATACAGAAGGTTTGGAAATGTATCCTTGTGTTAAATCTCATAATGCTGTTTTTGATAATTCAAATACTAATGAACCTAATATGGCTTTTATTGCTGAAATTGTTATTATGCCACATAATTATTCTTATGTTTCTGTTAATACAATAAAAGGTGGGACAATAGAAGTATTTCCCAATATATTTAACAATGAATTTTTTATTTCAAATAAATCAAATGAGGTTTTGCATTATCAAATATATTCAATAAGCGGAAAGAAAGTTTTCTGTGGCAATATCAATACAGAACAGGCAAAACAACAAATCAACATGTCTCATTTTACATCAGGTATATATTTTATTAAATTTTTTAACAATACAAATAATTTTACTTATAAACTTTTTAAAACACATTAA
- a CDS encoding DNA/RNA non-specific endonuclease, giving the protein MKYFITCLSIFLILNISSCKKKLTIPDNVELPAAVGNHQIIAHYAYTLSYNEDHEQADWVAYELTKEEALSDDYERTDDFRSDNEVKDGSAQLSDYEPTQSTYARGHFAPAADFKWSETAMSESFYMSNMSPMLHEFNSGKWMYLEMEVRNWAEIYDGVYVVTGGILTSGLSTIGANNVSVPDKFYKVILDLDEQKGIGFIMPNEDIEDTFKNYAVSIDEVENATGLDFFPALEDDVEKKIESTLNMSKWNFKFYK; this is encoded by the coding sequence ATGAAATACTTTATAACTTGCTTGTCGATATTTTTAATTTTAAATATAAGTTCTTGCAAAAAAAAATTAACAATTCCCGATAATGTTGAACTGCCGGCAGCCGTTGGTAATCATCAAATTATTGCTCATTATGCTTATACATTATCATACAATGAAGACCACGAACAAGCCGATTGGGTAGCTTATGAATTGACAAAAGAAGAAGCATTATCTGATGATTATGAAAGAACAGATGATTTCAGGTCTGATAATGAAGTAAAAGACGGCAGTGCTCAATTAAGCGATTACGAACCGACGCAATCAACTTATGCAAGAGGGCATTTCGCTCCTGCAGCAGATTTTAAATGGTCTGAAACTGCCATGTCAGAAAGTTTCTATATGAGTAATATGTCGCCTATGCTTCATGAATTTAACAGCGGAAAATGGATGTATCTTGAAATGGAAGTTAGAAATTGGGCTGAAATTTATGACGGTGTTTATGTTGTTACCGGAGGCATACTAACATCCGGTTTATCAACCATAGGAGCTAATAATGTTAGTGTTCCCGATAAATTTTATAAAGTAATATTAGACCTTGATGAACAAAAAGGTATAGGTTTTATTATGCCTAATGAAGATATCGAAGATACCTTTAAAAATTATGCTGTAAGTATTGATGAAGTTGAAAATGCAACAGGATTAGATTTTTTCCCTGCTTTGGAGGATGATGTTGAAAAGAAAATTGAATCAACATTAAATATGTCAAAATGGAATTTTAAATTTTACAAATAA
- a CDS encoding T9SS type A sorting domain-containing protein, producing the protein MKNKLIILLLLFTCNIQTKAQKYEEPQWKIPLYFEDATGAKDTIWIGYDPNADDHFETIDPQFDEDWIWIDTTKFNAYIWHYPNCSPTYPIDTDSVRKTTIASWIFPYSELGFVKGEMPVTITWDEHKLNSPDLPDNFPDISPRPRARIDMTFDFGPGITDPDCLVIYDGPTVVLTSNTEGLGMYPCIKTENLIFNSTYEVEPGAAFFNFFIQIMPHDYSYVSINEIDEKVVEVFPNIFKDEFFISNKSAKDFHYKVFSISEKKILTGNIFSGQKNQNINMSIYPQGVYFIKFFNNTNNFTSKLLKTQ; encoded by the coding sequence ATGAAAAACAAACTAATTATTTTATTACTGCTCTTTACCTGCAATATACAAACAAAAGCACAGAAATACGAAGAACCGCAATGGAAAATACCTTTGTATTTTGAAGATGCAACAGGTGCAAAAGATACAATATGGATAGGATATGACCCAAATGCTGACGATCATTTTGAAACTATTGATCCACAGTTTGACGAAGATTGGATATGGATAGATACAACAAAATTTAACGCTTATATTTGGCATTATCCAAATTGCTCCCCAACCTATCCCATTGATACGGACTCTGTTAGAAAAACAACCATAGCATCGTGGATTTTTCCTTATTCAGAACTTGGGTTTGTAAAAGGAGAAATGCCTGTTACTATAACTTGGGATGAGCATAAATTAAACAGCCCTGATTTGCCGGATAATTTTCCGGATATCTCACCAAGACCAAGAGCAAGAATTGATATGACTTTTGATTTTGGACCTGGTATTACTGATCCGGATTGTTTAGTTATTTATGACGGACCAACTGTTGTACTTACATCTAATACTGAAGGTCTTGGAATGTATCCGTGTATTAAAACAGAAAATTTAATTTTTAACAGCACTTATGAAGTTGAGCCTGGAGCTGCTTTTTTTAATTTCTTTATTCAGATAATGCCTCACGATTATTCATATGTTTCAATAAACGAAATAGATGAAAAGGTTGTAGAAGTTTTTCCGAATATCTTTAAAGATGAATTCTTTATTTCAAATAAATCAGCTAAAGATTTTCATTATAAAGTATTTTCAATAAGCGAAAAAAAGATTTTAACCGGAAACATTTTTTCGGGACAAAAAAATCAAAACATAAATATGTCTATATATCCTCAAGGTGTATATTTTATTAAATTTTTTAACAATACAAATAATTTTACTTCCAAACTTTTAAAAACACAATAA
- a CDS encoding polymer-forming cytoskeletal protein yields MKKQNNIISEPGMTNQLKKGTIINGDLASESDARIDGIVNGNIDVKGKIIIGATGKITGDIKCSFCDIEGTVKGKLTIKNSLTLKSTANYSGEITTNKLIIEPSAVFNGSCKMDENKHAEGSFLDKK; encoded by the coding sequence ATGAAAAAGCAAAATAATATTATTTCGGAACCCGGCATGACCAATCAATTGAAAAAAGGTACAATAATTAACGGTGATCTTGCATCAGAAAGTGATGCCAGGATCGACGGAATTGTTAACGGAAATATTGATGTTAAAGGGAAAATTATTATTGGAGCAACAGGTAAAATTACCGGTGACATTAAATGTTCATTTTGTGATATTGAAGGTACGGTAAAAGGAAAGCTGACTATTAAAAACAGTTTAACTTTAAAATCAACCGCAAATTATTCCGGAGAGATCACAACCAATAAATTGATCATTGAACCAAGTGCTGTTTTCAACGGATCATGCAAAATGGATGAAAATAAACATGCAGAAGGATCATTCTTAGACAAAAAATAA